The following proteins are co-located in the Leptodactylus fuscus isolate aLepFus1 chromosome 8, aLepFus1.hap2, whole genome shotgun sequence genome:
- the LOC142217126 gene encoding olfactory receptor 1468-like yields the protein MSLSSREFTILMENYTYEFFALSFPTHVKNKSCLSVIFILIYLTGLIANSVTIIVVYNDQHLHTPMYLFLCNLSIVDICYTSITAPKLIHMLLSGDYTLSFTQCFTQMYFFGHVATTEDLLLFIMAYDRYVAICNPLHYHSLLSKKNCILLMTVAWVLGFINSASTTFALSKIPMCYSNTVSQFFCEFKAFDKISCPNVRFQVINYLEALFFGVIPFVCSIISYVKVIMVILHIQSSDGRKKTFSTCSSHLIVLTMYYGTWMSIYTMPPLKDTRVFELTLSVLYATITPMLNPLIYSVRNKDVKRALLKLLGCKVKEK from the coding sequence ATGTCTTTATCTTCCAGAGAGTTCACAATACTGATGGAAAATTACACCTATGAATTTTTTGCTTTAAGCTTTCCTACGCATGTAAAGAATAAGTCGTGTTTATCTGTTATCTTTATCCTGATATACCTGACCGGACTGATAGCAAATTCAGTGActattatagtggtatataatgatCAGCACTTACACACCCCCATGTATCTCTTCCTCTGCAATTTGTCCATCGTTGACATTTGCTACACGTCCATTACGGCTCCCAAATTGATTCACATGTTGCTGAGTGGTGACTATACATTGTCCTTCACCCAATGCTTCACCCAGATGTACTTTTTTGGCCATGTGGCTACTACAGAAGATCTACTGCTCTTCATAATGGCCTATGATCGATATGTCGCCATTTGTAACCCTCTACACTATCACAGTTTATTGAGCAAGAAGAACTGTATCCTGCTCATGACTGTTGCCTGGGTTTTAGGGTTTATAAATTCCGCCTCCACAACCTTTGCCTTATCCAAGATACCGATGTGTTATTCTAATACAGTCTCACAATTCTTCTGTGAATTCAAAGCCTTTGATAAAATTTCCTGTCCCAATGTTAGGTTTCAGGTAATAAACTACCTGGAGGCTTTGTTCTTTGGCGTCATCCCTTTTGTGTGCAGTATAATATCTTACGTTAAGGTCATCATGGTTATCTTACATATCCAATCTAGTGATGGGAGAAAAAAGACTTTCTCCACCTGCTCGTCCCACCTCATAGTCCTCACTATGTATTACGGCACCTGGATGTCTATATATACAATGCCACCATTAAAAGATACCCGGGTTTTCGAGCTGACCCTCTCTGTCCTTTATGCAACTATAACTCCAATGTTAAACCCTcttatatacagtgtacggaATAAAGATGTAAAGAGGGCTCTACTGAAACTGCTGGGGTGCAAAGTCaaagaaaaataa
- the LOC142217127 gene encoding olfactory receptor 2K2-like, giving the protein MTGLIANSTTILVVYSDRNLQTPMYLFLCNLSIIDICYTTSTVPKLLHMLLTGDYTLSFTQCFVQMFFFLLAAATEDLLLFIMAYDRYVAICNPLLYHQMLSKKICILLTAIAWVIGCINSVVVIFTAYNLPLCSNTIPQFLCDFNAFTKLSCTTTGLQLFSLIETVIFGFAPFLCSLISYTRVISVILSIKSSEGRRKAFSTCSSHLIVLTIYFSTWMSVYILPATKDSLKRFLLVQSAVITPMLNPMIYSVRNKDVKRALLKLVGGKVRGE; this is encoded by the coding sequence ATGACTGGTTTGATAGCCAATTCCACCACCATCCTAGTGGTTTACAGTGATCGAAATTTACAGACCCCCATGTATTTATTCCTGTGTAATTTATCCATTATCGACATTTGCTACACTACAAGCACAGTCCCTAAGTTGCTTCACATGTTACTGACTGGTGACTATACATTGTCCTTCACTCAATGCTTCGTCCAGATGTTCTTCTTCCTACTTGCAGCTGCTACGGAGGATCTACTGCTCTTCATTATGGCCTATGATCGATATGTCGCCATATGTAACCCTCTACTTTATCATCAAATGTTGAGTAAGAAGATCTGTATCCTGCTGACAGCTATTGCTTGGGTTATTGGATGCATAAATTCAGTTGTTGTGATATTTACCGCATATAATTTACCTCTATGTTCTAATACCATCCCTCAGTTTCTCTGTGACTTCAATGCCTTTACGAAACTGTCTTGCACCACCACTGGTTTACAGCTGTTCTCCTTGATAGAAACTGTAATATTTGGCTTTGCCCCTTTTCTTTGTAGTTTAATATCTTATACCCGGGTGATCAGTGTTATCCTAAGTATTAAATCTAGTGAGGGGAGAAGAAaggccttctccacctgctcGTCCCACCTCATAGTCCTCACAATATATTTTAGTACCTGGATGTCCGTCTATATATTGCCAGCAACGAAAGATTCTCTTAAAAGATTCCTTTTAGTTCAATCTGCTGTCATTACTCCCATGTTGAACCCTATGATATACAGTGTACGAAATAAAGATGTAAAGAGGGCTCTACTGAAACTGGTGGGGGGCAAAGTCAGAGGAGAATGA